The Saccharomyces mikatae IFO 1815 strain IFO1815 genome assembly, chromosome: 11 genome has a segment encoding these proteins:
- the MIF2 gene encoding Mif2p (similar to Saccharomyces cerevisiae MIF2 (YKL089W); ancestral locus Anc_2.495): MDYMKLGLKSRKTGIDVKQDIPKDEYSMENIDDFFKDDETSLTSMRRKSRRKSSLFLPSSFNGNNNNILPPFLQSYKSQENEIVQSPIKNNDASRRSSLLSHQSNFQSPVNDFEPIEEEPGEEEKGNRSGDFTTPTTQKLNKPNFKRKYSTHYNLDISESPSVRLTPDRLTNRIVYSDVPDLIADEDDDDRGNTSLNTSDNALLEDELEDDGFVPESEEDGDYIESDSSLDSGSESPSDIDGDDTYPGVEEEAQGDAHDNEDEYIRQQANDVVRTDSIIDRGGLRKSTRVKVAPLQYWRNEKIVYKRKSNKPVLDIDKIVTYEESEDEEEILAAQRKKRQRKKPTPTRPYNYVPTGRPRGRPKKNSNTKEYLIPEDPNEEVIEKIESGDIENGEWLKHGILEANVRTSEKKEETKDEIIAFAPNLSQAEQVKDTKDENFALEILFDKHKEFFASGMLKLPAISGQKKLSNSFRTYITFHVIQGIVEVTVCKNKFLGVKGSTFQIPAFNEYAISNRGNDEAKMFFVQVTVSQDANDDNDKELDTTFDTFG; this comes from the coding sequence ATGGATTACATGAAACTGGGGCTTAAGTCCCGTAAAACTGGTATTGACGTTAAACAAGATATACCTAAAGATGAGTACAGCATGGAgaatattgatgattttttcaaagatgaCGAAACTAGTCTTACCAGTATGAGGAGGAAaagcagaagaaaatcatCACTGTTCTTGCCCTCATCATTCAACggtaacaataataacataCTACCACCATTTTTACAATCATATAAAtctcaagaaaatgaaattgttcaaaGTCCAATTAAAAATAACGACGCTTCAAGACGTTCATCTTTGTTGAGCCATCAATCAAACTTTCAAAGTCCAGTCAATGATTTTGAACCTATTGAGGAGGAACcaggagaagaagaaaaaggtaaCAGAAGCGGTGATTTTACGACACCAACAACACAGAAGTTGAATAAACccaatttcaaaaggaaGTATTCCACCCATTACAACCTTGATATTTCTGAGAGTCCGTCTGTTAGGTTGACGCCTGATAGACTCACCAATAGAATTGTTTATTCGGATGTACCTGATTTAATTGCcgatgaggatgatgacgatAGAGGAAATACGTCTTTAAACACATCTGATAATGCACTattagaagatgagttagAGGATGACGGGTTTGTACCTGaaagtgaagaagatgGTGATTACATTGAAAGTGACTCGTCTTTGGATTCTGGGTCAGAATCACCTAGTGATATAGATGGTGATGATACATATCCAGGCGTAGAAGAAGAGGCTCAAGGGGACGCACACGACAATGAGGATGAATATATAAGACAACAGGCGAATGATGTGGTTAGAACAGATTCGATAATAGATAGAGGTGGACTGCGAAAATCTACAAGAGTAAAGGTTGCACCTTTGCAATATTGGAGAAACGAAAaaatagtatataagagaaAGTCTAACAAACCCGTTCTCGATATAGACAAAATTGTCACATATGAAGAATCTGAAGACGAAGAGGAGATATTGGCTGctcaaagaaagaaaagacaaagaaaaaaacctACACCAACTAGACCGTACAATTATGTGCCTACAGGAAGACCAAGAGGTagaccaaagaaaaattccaatACGAAAGAGTATCTGATTCCAGAAGACCCTAATGAGGAGGTTATCGAAAAGATAGAATCTggagatattgaaaatggtgaATGGCTGAAACACGGAATATTGGAGGCCAATGTGAGAACCAGcgagaagaaagaagagacCAAGGATGAAATTATTGCGTTTGCACCTAATTTATCACAAGCAGAACAGGTGAAAGATACAAAGGATGAGAACTTCGCACTTGAGATCCTGTTTGATAAGCATAAGGAATTCTTCGCCAGCGGGATGTTAAAATTACCAGCTATCTCTGGGCAAAAGAAACTAAGTAACTCATTTAGGACTTATATTACGTTCCATGTGATACAAGGGATAGTTGAAGTGACTGTATGTAAAAACAAGTTCTTGGGTGTAAAAGGCTCTACGTTCCAAATACCAGCATTTAATGAATATGCAATTTCCAATAGGGGGAATGACGAGGCTAAAATGTTCTTTGTGCAAGTTACCGTTTCACAAGACGCTAATGATGATAACGATAAAGAGTTGGATACTACGTTTGATACTTTTGGATAA